CTTGGTTACAACACGATGATCCTCACAACAACGCTAGATTGCGAAGCGCGGGAAGCTGGCGCTTTTCTGGCAGCAATAGCAAGACAGATATACGAATACAACACACCTCTAAAAAAGCCCTGTGCCATCATTCTTGGTGGTGAAACGGTTGTTCATGTCAAAGGCACAGGAAAGGGTGGAAGAAATCAAGAACTCGCACTTTCGGCAGCTGGGGGTATAAAGGGACTGAAGGATGTTGCTATTTTATCTATCGGCACTGACGGTACAGACGGTCCTACAGATGCAGCAGGCGGGATTGTAGATGGTACCACCGTAAAGCGCTTAAAAGAAAAGGGACTGGATATAGATGCTTTTCTGAACAATAATGATGCATACCATGCCCTTCAAGTTATTGGTGATCTTATAAAGACCGGTCCCACGGGAACGAATGTGAATGACTTGCTTCTTCTTCTCGTTAGATGAAAAGGGTGAAGGCGTTACTTTCACCCTTTTCATTTGATGTTTTAATCGAATAAAATACCTATGAAGAAAATCGATTATTAAGTGGTTCATCTCAAATGTGGGGTAAGGGGTGTTGACCTCGATAAAAATAGTTCTTTTGAACCAACGGGACGTTTGCTGGCTTGAGAATGTGATGTATTGAAAGGGGGAATTTAAAATGGCTGAAGGTAACAAAGAAGTGCGATTATCATTCTCAACATTGAAGGGTCTTTCTTATTGGGCAGGTTTTTTAGGTATGTGGCTCATCATCGCTGGAATTTTCGCATTTATTGGTGGCATTATCGCTTTAGGAGGTGGTATGGGAGGCATAGGCCCCTTTTTAAGCGGGCTGATAAGTGGTGGTCTGACGGTTTTCATGGGTTCAAAGCTTCGGCAGGCAAAAAAATCCATCGAAGAGTATATGTTCTCTGACAACTCTATAATGCTGGAAAATGGACTCGACAGTATGCGAGTCTTTTTCAAAGTGCAGGGCATACTTATAATAATTGCCCTTGTATTCGCTGTAGTAGCGATTATCGCAGCCCTCTCAGGGGTAATGATGGGTTTTGGTCATTACTATTGACATTCTTTATGCAAAGAATTTGCTTCGAGTATCGAGAGATGTATTTACAAATGACGGCTGGAGCACTCAGGAGATAGCTGCCCGCTGGCGGTTATGTTTTTTTCTCGCCGACGAGTTTCGCTGTTAATTTCCACGAATCCGTCTCTGGGCCAAAAGGTTCTGAGTTTCTATAATCATGCTTGTTTATATAGAGTTTAAGGGACTGGTGAAGTCTTAAGAACTTTTTGTTCTGTACTTCTCTAAACCATCTCTCGGTATCACCCTTTATTAAAGACAAAAGCTCGTCCGAGTGCTCTATACAGATAGTTTGTTTTGAATTTTCGTAAAGCAATCGCCAGCGGAGAGCATTAAAAAGGCTTGCCAGGGAGTTTAAGTACCTTCCGGCCGTTTCTTCCTCAAAACTGCACAGGTAACAACTTTTCTCATTTCTCTTCGTTTTTCTTTTCTTAATTCCAAGCGCCTTGACCTGTCTTGAGAGCATTTCTTCAAAGAGTAACGCAACAGAAAGACCTCCAATGCTCGAATCGGAGCGTGCGAGCTCTATAGTGATATTTCTGTGCTTTTCGCACATGCCGCCCTTAAGAAGCTTATCCCGGGCTTCAAAGTTGTGCATCAGGTTTGAGAGTGTGCTCTCTAGCCAGCTTCTTGTGGATTCAGTGATGGCGGTACATATAGGGCAGTCGGACCTCTCAGCGTTCAATAGATCAAAAATCGTGCTTTCAGCGACGTGTTTTGCCTTCATCTCCTCACCTCGAAAATAAACTGTCATAAAGACATTTTAACACTGTTGGGAACCATAGATGCTAATAGCAATGGTTTCTTGAACCCATTGATACAGGAAAAGTCAAATATATGGTGTTATAATTAAGTTTGGAGGTGATTTGATGCTTTTCTGGGACCCAACATTCATATTCCTGATTCCGGCAATTATTCTGGCTATATGGGCTCAATCCCTTGTGCAGCAGAGATTCTACAAATATTCGCGTATAAATTCCAGTTTCGGATTCACCGGCGCCGAACTGGCAAGAAGGTTGCTCGATAATGCTGGACTCTTCGATGTTAAAGTCGAGTCCATTCCAGGAAAGCTCACGGATCATTACGATCCGAGGACGAGAGTCGTCAGGCTTTCCGCTTCTACGTTCAACAGTCATTCAATCGCAGCTCTCGGCGTTGTCGCTCACGAGATTGGGCACGCAATTCAGCACAAGGAAGGCTACGTTCCACTAACGATTCGTAACGCCTTCGCTCCTGTAGCGAGTTTTGGTTCGGGTTTCAGCTGGATCATTTTTCTGATGGGCCTTCTGTTCTGGTCACCGGTGTTGATGAAATTCGGTATCATCCTGTTCTTGCTTGTTGTCCTTTTTACGCTCATAACGTTGCCGGTGGAATTCAATGCCAGCAGGAAAGCCAGTGTTTTGCTGAACAACATGGGAATGCCATCAAAAGAAATAGCCGCCGTCAATCAGGTTCTCAACGCCGCGGCGATGACCTATGTAGCTTCCGTGGCGATGGCTCTTTTGCAGTTGTTACGTATGCTCTTCATAGCTGGATTGTTCGGTGATCGCGACTGATGAAGAAGGGGACAAGAGAGATAGCGTTGGAGATACTTAGCTTCTTTGATAAAAATGGGTATATACCATCAAAAAAGGTGGAGATTGCACTCTCCACCCTTTCTTTTGAAGAGAGAAAATTTACTGTAAATCTATATATGGGAGCGTTAAGAAAACAGGTATTCATAGATCATATTCTCAAAAAGTACCTGAAGAGACCCGATAAACTCCCTGCGGCTGTAAGGAATGCGCTAAGACTTGGTGTTTTCCAGATATACTTCGTTGATTCAGTGCCGGAGTACGCGGCCATCAAAGAAACCGTAAGTCTTGTAGGTGTGAAGAGCTTTAAAAATCTTGTGAACGCAGTTTTGAGAAGGATCGCTAACGAACGTATCGAATTCGACTTCCTCCCCCTCTGGTTAAGGCATTCGCACCCGGAGTGGCTGGTGAGCTATTTCAAGGCTCTTCCGTATTTGGATGACCTCGAACCCCTTCTTGAATACAATCAAGCTCCTCCGTTAGAAACATATCTAATTGACGAAATGAAACGGGCAGAATTGGAAGAAAATAGTTACTTTTTCACCGATAGCGAGTTCTCCGATGTTGCTATACTTGTTGAGAGGGGAATCGGAAAACCGGAACTGCATCGAGTAGACGAAATGGAGTATATCTTGGAGAAAACGGGAGAGAAAGTGTTGAGGAAAAGTGGCAGTATGCTCTCCCTTTTGAACGAGAAGCCCTGGCTTTTCAGAACGTTGAAGAGAGACGATTTCTCAAAAGCAACTGAGTCCCTCCTTTCAGAACTCGCAAACTGCGAGCACAAGGTGTTTTTCTTGCTACTCGATAGTTACAGCTTGGAAGAGACACGAGGACTTATGCATAGACTGATAAAAAGAGGATACAGTCCTGAGGGCTTTGATGTTACTTTTGGTGGTAGATTAAAAGGAAAGGAGCAGGATTACGGAGTTTATTATTTTCCCCCTGATGCTCCGAGACCATGCTTTGTTTCATACCTGAGGAGGCGATGAGAATTTCAGGTGGTGATAGTTTGAAAGAGTTGCTCTCGTTAAATTACGAAGAATTCAAAAATGAAATACTGGCACTTGGCCTTGTGAGGTTCAGAGCGGACCAGGTCTTTGATTGGGTCTACAGAAAAAAAGTATTTGATTTTGAGGCCATGACTAATCTTTCAAAGGCCAACAGGGCGTTATTAAAAGAACACTTTACTTTTCCTGTTTTCAGTATGAAGAACAGAC
This genomic interval from Kosmotoga pacifica contains the following:
- a CDS encoding zinc metallopeptidase; the encoded protein is MLFWDPTFIFLIPAIILAIWAQSLVQQRFYKYSRINSSFGFTGAELARRLLDNAGLFDVKVESIPGKLTDHYDPRTRVVRLSASTFNSHSIAALGVVAHEIGHAIQHKEGYVPLTIRNAFAPVASFGSGFSWIIFLMGLLFWSPVLMKFGIILFLLVVLFTLITLPVEFNASRKASVLLNNMGMPSKEIAAVNQVLNAAAMTYVASVAMALLQLLRMLFIAGLFGDRD
- a CDS encoding DUF5362 family protein, whose amino-acid sequence is MAEGNKEVRLSFSTLKGLSYWAGFLGMWLIIAGIFAFIGGIIALGGGMGGIGPFLSGLISGGLTVFMGSKLRQAKKSIEEYMFSDNSIMLENGLDSMRVFFKVQGILIIIALVFAVVAIIAALSGVMMGFGHYY
- a CDS encoding DUF6062 family protein, coding for MKAKHVAESTIFDLLNAERSDCPICTAITESTRSWLESTLSNLMHNFEARDKLLKGGMCEKHRNITIELARSDSSIGGLSVALLFEEMLSRQVKALGIKKRKTKRNEKSCYLCSFEEETAGRYLNSLASLFNALRWRLLYENSKQTICIEHSDELLSLIKGDTERWFREVQNKKFLRLHQSLKLYINKHDYRNSEPFGPETDSWKLTAKLVGEKKT
- a CDS encoding transcription antitermination factor NusB, with the protein product MKKGTREIALEILSFFDKNGYIPSKKVEIALSTLSFEERKFTVNLYMGALRKQVFIDHILKKYLKRPDKLPAAVRNALRLGVFQIYFVDSVPEYAAIKETVSLVGVKSFKNLVNAVLRRIANERIEFDFLPLWLRHSHPEWLVSYFKALPYLDDLEPLLEYNQAPPLETYLIDEMKRAELEENSYFFTDSEFSDVAILVERGIGKPELHRVDEMEYILEKTGEKVLRKSGSMLSLLNEKPWLFRTLKRDDFSKATESLLSELANCEHKVFFLLLDSYSLEETRGLMHRLIKRGYSPEGFDVTFGGRLKGKEQDYGVYYFPPDAPRPCFVSYLRRR